GTGTGACTGATTAAGCTTTAAGACTCTGCAAGCTAAGTGGCTCAATATAGCGATCGCGCCTTTGGGATGGTAGTGATTTGGCTATTTGGGGTGCTTTTTCATATTCTTTTAGGATAATAAGCTAAAAAACATCTCATTTGCATAATCGAATTAAATATATAGCAACGGACAGGGAGCTTAGGACAGCAATAAAATCACAAAGTACGCTGTTGAAGACGCATTTCCCGCAAACTGTCCTAACGGCTTTGGCAACTGCTATAACTCTTGTGGGGTGGGCATCTTGCCCGCCCAGTTTATGCAATTTAAATGTGGAACAGCTTACCAGATCCAAGATGTTCTCTCTGATGCGGACATCATCATGGATTGAGTAATTTGCAGCTCAGTTTTGGTAACAGTCCATCCGTAAGAGCTTAAAAGGATGTTTGAAAAGTGGTTGCGGGGTAAGGCGACAAATCAAGCTTGAGGACTGGCGATCTTTTGCCCTTGACTACTCTAAATTTTGATTATCTTTTGCAGAAAAATATTTAATTGGGTCATCTGCTTGATCTTTGTCAATCGCAGAATTTTTCGGTCTACTGAATTTGATTATCTTGTTTGATAACTGAATTTATCTAAGAATTGAGCTTTACTTTTTACAAATTTCTTCTATCTTTACAATACTTTTTTATCTCATATTTTCAGTTATCAGATACTTTGGCGATAATGATAATTACTGTACTGTATTTACAGTACTTTATCCAAAATTATTTGTGAGAACGCTTTTTAAGACTTAATGGCAAAAGTCAGATGAAGAGAAGCGATCGCGTAACAAAGTTTCGCGATAATGGTTATAAACTAAGAAAAACTACGTTTTTATATCGTTGTAGCTGTATCTTTTCATCTTGAAAATATTACTGAAATTATACTTATAATGTTGTACACAAGTTTACGTATTATTACGAGAGCATCTGCTAATCTACTCTGTAAGCTTTTAGGACAGCCTAGTGTTAGTAATTTAGAAACTCAACTCTATGATAAACAAGTTCAGATTCAGCAGCTAGAAGAGCAAGAAAGGGCGCTTTACCGAGTTATTAGCAAAATTCGAGCTTCTCTTGAATTAGAAACAATTTTTCGTACAGCCACTAAAGAAACTTGCAAGTTACTCCGAGTCGAACGGATTGCCGTTTATCGTTTCTATGAAAACTGGGGTGGAGAATTTGTCAGTGACTTTGAGTTTGCAGAGACTGGATGGGATGATGTAGAGACATTAGGAAAAAATACAGTTTGGAATGACTCTTATCTAAAAGAACATCAAGGTGGACGGTATCGTAATAATGAAACTTTAATTGCTTCAGATGTCTACGCAGCAGGCTTGTCTCAATGCCATTTAGAAATTTTAGAACAGTTCCAGATTCAAGCTTATGCAACTGCACCAATATTTGTGGGAAAAAAACTGTGGGGAGTGCTTGCAGCTTATCAGCATTCACAGCCACATGAATGGAAACAATTAGAAATTCAGTTTCTATCTCAGATTGCAACGCAGTTAGGATTTGCAGTTAAACAAGCAGAATTTTTAGCTCAAGCAGAACAAAAAGCAGCAGAACTGTATAAAGCAAATCAGCAGCAGGAGATTCTATTTAATTTAGTTGCTGAAATTCGTGAATCTCTGAATCTAGACACCTTGTTTAAGACTACTGCACGAGAAATTCGTAAGGCTCTCCGTAGCGATCGCGTCAGTATCTTTCGATTTGACCCGGAATCGAACTATACCTCTGGTGAATTTGTCTCTGAGAATGTCTTGCCTGACTACGATTCTACGATCACCATTAAGGTTAAGGATAATTGTTTTGCTGAAAACTATGCAGTTGCTTATCACCAAGGGCGTATACAGGTATTATCAGATATTTATCAAGCTGGGCTAAAAGATTGCCACATTCAACTGTTAGAGCAATTTCAAATCAAGGCACAAATTGTTGCACCCCTAATGAAAGGAAAAACTTTATGGGGATTACTATGTGTTCATCAGTGCCATTGTTCGCGTGAGTGGAAAAAGTCGGAAATTCAATTTATCCACCAGTTAGCTGCTCAGTTTAATGTAGCTTTAGAACATTCTGAGTTATTAGAGCAATTCCGCTCTCAAGCTAATCAACTTGCTCAAGCAAACAATGCTTTAGAACTAGCAAATTCTCAGTTAGAAAAACTTAGTAAGCTAGATGCTCTAACCCAAATCGCCAACCGTCATTGTTTTGATCAGTTTTTAGAGCAGGAATGGGATCGACTAAAACTAAGCGAAAATTATTTATCTTTAATTATATTTGATATTGACTATTTCAAGGATTATAACGATTCTTATGGGCATTTAGCTGGTGATGAATGCTTAATACAAGTTGCTCAGGCAGCACAATCTGTATTAAAGCGTCCTACCGATCTACTAGCTCGTTATGGTGGTGAAGAATTTATTGTAATTTTGCCAAATACGAACGAATCAGGTGCGATTAAAGTAACTAAGCTGATTCAAAAATCTATTCAAGAATTAAAGATTACCCATAAAAAGAAGAGTAACTTTCAATATTTTGTGACCGTCAGTTTAGGTGTGGCAATTCAAAAACCAACAGATAAAAGTTCAGCTCAAGACTTAATTAATGCAGCTGACAAAGCTTTGTATAAAGCTAAAGAACAAGGACGCAATCGGTGGGTTTGTGCTGCAAAATTCTAAGTCTAGTGACGAAGAATAGGGGTTCAAAAAGAGGGAGGGAGCAGGGGGATTGAAACCCTTACTCCACTTAGTTTTGCGGCAGGGTAGAAGAAGTATTCACCCTGCTACTGTGATTTTTCTGCCTCACTCCTAACCCACTTGCGGCTTGATGTAGGCGATCGCTTGTTTCCAAACGGTGGTTTGCTGGCTATTTTCATCAGCAATACAGATACACTGTGGATCTTGCCATAAAACCTTTCCTGTGAGTACATCCTGAGTCACCAGCTTTAACTCAACTGGCGTTGTTTGTTTAATCAGGTTTTGGACTTGTCTAATACTGGGTAAAGTGGTGTCAAATTCAGTAAGCATTTTTAGTAAAGATGAACCTACAAGGCAAAATAAAGAGTAACTAATCCTTGATAATTCATCCTTGAAGAAATGGCAATCGAATTTACTAAGTATCATGGTCTAGGCAACGACTTTATTTTGATTGACAATCGCTCGTCATCGTTGCCTATAGTGACTCCAGAGCAAGCGATCGAGTTGTGCGATCGCCATTTTGGTATCGGTGCTGATGGTGTCATTTTTGCCCTCCCCGGAGAAAACGGCACTGACTACACCATGCGGATTTTTAATTCCGATGGTTCAGAACCAGAAATGTGTGGCAACGGCATTCGCTGTTTAGCTGGCTTTTTGGCAGACTTAGAAGGCGAATCCCGAAATCAAGACTCATATCGCATTCATACTTTGGGTGGTGTAATGACTCCCCAACTCTTATCAGATGGTCAAGTTAAAGTAGATATGGGTTTACCCAGGTTACTCGCTAGCGAAATTCCTACCACCCTTGTACCCAATGAAGAAAAAGTAATTTCTCAGCCGTTAGAGGTGGCGGGGCAAACTTGGGATGTCACCTGTGTAAATATGGGAAATCCTCACTGCATTACCTTTGTGGAAGATGTCGCAGCAATTGAGTTAGAAACCATCGGCCCAAAATTTGAGCATCACCCAGCTTTCCCGCAACGCATAAATACTGAATTTATTCAAGTGGTACGCCGTGACTATTTGAAAATGCGGGTGTGGGAACGGGGTGCTGGGATTACCTTAGCTTGTGGTACTGGTGCTTGTGCTTCTTTAGTAGCTGGAGTGTTAACCGGGAAATGCGATCGCATCGCCACTGTAGAATTACCAGGTGGTCCCTTACAAATTGAATGGTCAGAAGTAGACCAACGGATTTACATGACAGGCCCGGCTGAAAAGGTATTCACTGGTAAACTGTAACCGACTTACTATTGGCATTACTCAAGTAGTAGTGCCATAGAAGCCTTGCAGCGATGTCTGCGGCGGGCTGTGCCATCGTTTCTTATAGTTATTTAATAATATTGCAACACATCCTTGGGTAAAGACGCGATGAATCGCGTCTCTACAATATGGTCTATTTATTGCATTATTTTGGCTCTTCAGTACTTATTATGCTAAATATCTTTGACAAAACCCTGAAATCCTTATTTTTCAATATAATTCACATTATTTACTAATATTTTAGGGTTTAATCAATAATTTTGGCTTTTAACCTTATTTTTTAAACCAAATCTTGATGTTTAATTAATAATTTGGCATAACAAATACTGAAGAACCATTGATTTTCTGCCATTTATTAGTTTATATTTATTATACGAACTGCCAAGTGCGCCTTCTCTACGAGACACTACGTGAACGCGCAGCGTCTTGTAGAGAAGGGAGAAAGAGCAATTATTTGGGATTACTTAGGTAATAGTGCCATAGAAGTCTTGCCGCAACTGCTCGCCACGGTCGCCAGTGCTGTGTCATGACTTCTAGTTGCACTGGTGTTGGACGCGTTGCCAAGTTTTTGAGTTTTTGTAGAGCGATCGCGATCGCTAAATCGCCTTTAGGAAAGACATCAGGACGTTGCAACGCCATGAGCAAATAAATATCAACTGTCCAATCTCCGATGCCTTTGAGACGCTTTAACTCGGTTCTGATAGCAGTTTCGTCCATTGTTTGGAGCTTGGTTAGGTCAAGCTGACCAGTTGCAACAGCATTCGCCAATCCACGACAGTATAAAATCTTTTGCCGACTGAATCCAATCGCTCTTAATTGAACATCATCCAATATCAGAAAATTTTCTGGCGTCAGAGTTACAACAACCCCACAAAGTCTTGTAAATACAGCCTTTGCAGCCGCTAAGGAAACTTGTTGTTCGAGAATGATGCACAGAAGCGTTGCAAAACCCGGTTCTCTTGACCATATCGGTGGAGGCCCCAATGTCTCTAAAATCCGAGCCAAATCGCTATCAAGTTTGGCAAGCACCATTAAACCACGGGTCAAACTTTCTTCAGTTAACGATTCTAGTTCAGGTGTTTGAGTCATCTTTGAGAAATTTCGATTCTTGTGTAAGCAGTTTTTGTTTGCGCTCAATTCCCCAGTGATAACCGCCAAGACTACCATCACTCCGCAGCACACGGTGACACGGTACAATCAGCGCTGTTGGATTAGCTCCACAAGCATTTGCCACTGCGCGGACTGCTTGGGGTTTGGCAATATCACAGGCGATATCAGTGTATGTACGCGTTTCGCCATAAGGAATTTTTTGTAATGCTTGCCAAACCTGTTTCTGAAATGCTGTCCCACGGACATCAAGTGGTAAATCAAGATGTGTTTCACCTCCTGCAATGAAGTCGAGGATTGCTTGTATCCAGTCTTTGTATATGTGGTCATTACGCACAATCTGGGCTTGGTGAAATTCTTGGTTCAAAATGTGTTCAAGCTTGTCTGCTTCATCACCTAATTTTACGGCGCAGATACCCTTCTCTGTTGTTGCCACAAGCAAATATCCTAGTAAACATGGAGCGATCGCATAAACAATGCTAATTGTCTTTCCAGCTTGTTGGTAAGTCTTTGGTGTCATTCCTAATTGTTTAGGTGCTTTCTCATACAGTTGACTACTTGAACCATACCCCGTATCGTAAACTGCATCAGCAATTTCTTCCCCCGACTGAAGACGCTGTTTCAATCGCTGGCTACGCAGCGCATCTGCATATTGAAAAGGCGATACGCCAATTATCTGCTTGAATATTCTTTGTAGGTAACTCGGACTCATTTCCACCTGAGAGCATAATTCTGAGAGGGTTGGAATGTGGTCAACTTGTGCTTCAATATATCGACATACTGCTAAGATTTTGGCTGTATTTGGAACTATTTCAGATTGTGGCTGACAGCGCTTACAAGCTCGAAAACCTGCAATTTCAGCATCTTGTACTGACTGGAAAAAACAAACTTGATTCCGATTTGGTCTGCGACTAGGGCAAATCGGTCGGCAATAAATGCCTGTAGAGCGAACACCATAGAAAAACTTACCTTCAAAAGTGTAATCTCGATTGAGAACTGCTTGCCAGAACGTTTCTTCTAAAATTTGTGTCTGTTGTAATTGCATTCATATCTCCTTAAATCTATTGCAAAGTATCCCCACTTTGGAGTGTTAATTATTATTTTTTGTCTTTAGGTAAAACTAGATTAAATGTATTGATAAACTACTTTCTATCTGATTGTTGCGATCAAAGTTGATTATCTCAGTTTTTGAATGTACCAACTCGTTGAAAGAGTGTTCACTACTCGATGAAACCGGGAACCTTAAATTAGGTCAACACAACGGAGTTTTTATGAGTGGTGGTATTTACCTGATTCAGGCAAGAGACGCGATAAATCGCCGTCTTTACAATAATCAGTCCTTTGTAGAGACGGCGATTTATCGCGTCTTTCCGATCTAGGGCATGTCATCAAAAAACCTTATCCGAACCGTATTGACATATCCCCGATTTCATAAAATTTGTTGGGGATCTTGTTTCTTACAAATGATTCAGGGTAGGCAATTACTTATACCAATTCTTTATGAAGCTGCGCTAAATAAAGCCTCAAGAATAAAGTCGTAGGAAGTGAGAGAGGCAATCATGGAAGGTGTAATTTCTTTGAGGACATCAGTTAACTTGTGCTGTAGTTGTGTGAGTGTTTTACAATTTTCCCATTGCAGTTTAGATTTGAGAAATTCCCAAAACCGCTCAATGGGGTTGAGTTCAGGAGAGTGAGGAGGTTGAAAGATCAACCACTTCATAGACTGTTTTATAGGCAAGTGAAAGCCCTAATTCGCTTTTAAGCCATTGTTGAATTTGACCATAGCTTTGAAACCCAGATGCTTCCTGCAACCGCCTTTCTAAGCGTTCTAAGTCTGAACCACTGATACTCGGTGCTTTGCCGGGTGCATGTTTGACTTCCAGCAAGCCCCTTTTCCCTTCATCCTTATACTTTCTCACCCAACGAGTTATGGTTGCTTCATCACGCCCTAAACGTTCTGCCAACGTTCGCCTGCTGCTGACTTGACCACTCTTAAGCCAATAAAGCATTTGTAATCTTTCTTTGCTGCTTGCTGTTGTGGCATGTTTGAGAGCTTTCTCTAATTCTTTTTGGCTTTCTGATATCTCGACTTGGAATGGACGACTCATCACAAAATTACTCAATGCACTCATCTATCAGTTTGACGCAGTTTGGCGCATCTTCATACAGAATTGGTATTACCAAATTTCTGCTAAATCTAAAACAAATCCTGGCAAAACATCTTCTCCCAATAGAGTTTTAGGACTTTGTAAAATCTCAACTTTTCGATTGGGACGATAAATTTCTACCTGCTGCTGTCCTCTATTAATTAACCATCCTAATCTTGCGCCATTCTCCATGTATTCCTTCATTTTGACTCGCGTTTTTTCTAAGGAATCACTTGGAGACATTAACTCAACCACAAAATCGGGACACAAAGGAGCAAATCTTTCTTTTTCTGCTTCGATTAAAGCATTCCACCGTTTCATTTTCACCCAGGAAGCATCTGGAGAACGCTCTGCACCGTTAGGAAAATCAAAAATCAAAAATCTAAAATTGGCAGGGTCAATTCCCGATTGGTAGTGTTATTTCAAACTCAGAGCCTTGTCCTAAAGTAGAATTTACTACCAAAGTACCTTCATGTTTTTCAACTATAATTTGTCGAGCGATCGCTAATCCTAATCCTGTGCCTTTGCCGACAAGTTTAGTAGTAAATAAATGATCAAAAATTCGTTTTTTTACCTCATCATTCATCCCAATACCGTTGTCAGAGATTTTAATTTTTACATATTTATCGTTATGCACTGATGTTGTAATAATAATCCGATTAATATTAGACTCGATCTCATTAAAGGTGTATCCTTGGTTAGATTCTTCTAAGGCATCAATGGCATTTGCTAGCAAATTCATAAATACCTGATTGAGTTGCCCAGGAAAACATTCTACTTGGGGAATATCGCCGTAGTTGGTAATGACTTCAATTGCTGGATGTTGTTCATTAGCCTTCAGGCGATGTTTCAAAATTAAAATAGTGCT
This portion of the Nostoc sp. GT001 genome encodes:
- a CDS encoding diguanylate cyclase, with protein sequence MLYTSLRIITRASANLLCKLLGQPSVSNLETQLYDKQVQIQQLEEQERALYRVISKIRASLELETIFRTATKETCKLLRVERIAVYRFYENWGGEFVSDFEFAETGWDDVETLGKNTVWNDSYLKEHQGGRYRNNETLIASDVYAAGLSQCHLEILEQFQIQAYATAPIFVGKKLWGVLAAYQHSQPHEWKQLEIQFLSQIATQLGFAVKQAEFLAQAEQKAAELYKANQQQEILFNLVAEIRESLNLDTLFKTTAREIRKALRSDRVSIFRFDPESNYTSGEFVSENVLPDYDSTITIKVKDNCFAENYAVAYHQGRIQVLSDIYQAGLKDCHIQLLEQFQIKAQIVAPLMKGKTLWGLLCVHQCHCSREWKKSEIQFIHQLAAQFNVALEHSELLEQFRSQANQLAQANNALELANSQLEKLSKLDALTQIANRHCFDQFLEQEWDRLKLSENYLSLIIFDIDYFKDYNDSYGHLAGDECLIQVAQAAQSVLKRPTDLLARYGGEEFIVILPNTNESGAIKVTKLIQKSIQELKITHKKKSNFQYFVTVSLGVAIQKPTDKSSAQDLINAADKALYKAKEQGRNRWVCAAKF
- a CDS encoding RNA chaperone Hfq; the protein is MLTEFDTTLPSIRQVQNLIKQTTPVELKLVTQDVLTGKVLWQDPQCICIADENSQQTTVWKQAIAYIKPQVG
- the dapF gene encoding diaminopimelate epimerase — encoded protein: MAIEFTKYHGLGNDFILIDNRSSSLPIVTPEQAIELCDRHFGIGADGVIFALPGENGTDYTMRIFNSDGSEPEMCGNGIRCLAGFLADLEGESRNQDSYRIHTLGGVMTPQLLSDGQVKVDMGLPRLLASEIPTTLVPNEEKVISQPLEVAGQTWDVTCVNMGNPHCITFVEDVAAIELETIGPKFEHHPAFPQRINTEFIQVVRRDYLKMRVWERGAGITLACGTGACASLVAGVLTGKCDRIATVELPGGPLQIEWSEVDQRIYMTGPAEKVFTGKL
- a CDS encoding DNA-3-methyladenine glycosylase 2 family protein, which translates into the protein MTQTPELESLTEESLTRGLMVLAKLDSDLARILETLGPPPIWSREPGFATLLCIILEQQVSLAAAKAVFTRLCGVVVTLTPENFLILDDVQLRAIGFSRQKILYCRGLANAVATGQLDLTKLQTMDETAIRTELKRLKGIGDWTVDIYLLMALQRPDVFPKGDLAIAIALQKLKNLATRPTPVQLEVMTQHWRPWRAVAARLLWHYYLSNPK
- the ada gene encoding bifunctional DNA-binding transcriptional regulator/O6-methylguanine-DNA methyltransferase Ada; this encodes MQLQQTQILEETFWQAVLNRDYTFEGKFFYGVRSTGIYCRPICPSRRPNRNQVCFFQSVQDAEIAGFRACKRCQPQSEIVPNTAKILAVCRYIEAQVDHIPTLSELCSQVEMSPSYLQRIFKQIIGVSPFQYADALRSQRLKQRLQSGEEIADAVYDTGYGSSSQLYEKAPKQLGMTPKTYQQAGKTISIVYAIAPCLLGYLLVATTEKGICAVKLGDEADKLEHILNQEFHQAQIVRNDHIYKDWIQAILDFIAGGETHLDLPLDVRGTAFQKQVWQALQKIPYGETRTYTDIACDIAKPQAVRAVANACGANPTALIVPCHRVLRSDGSLGGYHWGIERKQKLLTQESKFLKDDSNT
- a CDS encoding transposase, whose protein sequence is MKWLIFQPPHSPELNPIERFWEFLKSKLQWENCKTLTQLQHKLTDVLKEITPSMIASLTSYDFILEALFSAAS
- a CDS encoding helix-turn-helix domain-containing protein gives rise to the protein MSRPFQVEISESQKELEKALKHATTASSKERLQMLYWLKSGQVSSRRTLAERLGRDEATITRWVRKYKDEGKRGLLEVKHAPGKAPSISGSDLERLERRLQEASGFQSYGQIQQWLKSELGLSLAYKTVYEVVDLSTSSLS